The Cloeon dipterum chromosome X, ieCloDipt1.1, whole genome shotgun sequence genome includes a window with the following:
- the LOC135946499 gene encoding uncharacterized protein LOC135946499 translates to MPTEHAESCAERQQQQFRHLAAILSTLQGVPVQLESNDDEVESLFGDLDKTMADLGDELVDLAVEPGQAASGSGTLALDQVQTIAQNATANPTRNPILNPRYSGKIIPVTNWNLKFSGEPHSKLSFAEFLREVHLKRDESNLTEHDFWRSAHGLFEDSARVWFITNKLKWSSWAEFEPDFLRNFKPARFDDRLWNQLRLRTQGRHERLNLYVAEMTHSFNLLASAPTESEKLEFIKARLNPETTRQIPLREIISLDALITAGLDFEVVQGQVDDYRDPAAPDNPALPSLVYKDPVQKREKNAAKASSVHANKRGNKGKKDRQDEDKGKGDGGAKKTDSVQVAVPQQNMPTSQDKPRYRFKCWNCDKPGHSFKSCKEKQTDFFCWGCGQKGVTQKSCTSSKCTKSKNP, encoded by the coding sequence ATGCCGACAGAGCACGCCGAGAGCTGTGCCGAACGCCAACAGCAGCAATTCCGACATTTAGCCGCGATTTTGAGCACTCTTCAAGGTGTTCCGGTCCAACTAGAATCCAATGATGACGAGGTCGAGTCACTATTTGGTGACTTGGACAAAACGATGGCTGATTTAGGCGACGAGTTAGTCGACTTGGCGGTAGAGCCAGGGCAGGCGGCTAGCGGCAGCGGCACGCTCGCGCTTGATCAAGTGCAGACGATTGCACAAAATGCAACCGCGAACCCGACTCGTAACCCAATTTTGAACCCTCGTTACAGCGGTAAGATCATTCCTGTCACCAActggaatttgaaattcagtGGTGAGCCCCATTCAAAATTGTCCTTTGCTGAATTTCTGCGTGAAGTCCATTTAAAAAGAGACGAAAGTAACCTCACTGAGCACGATTTTTGGCGCAGTGCTCACGGCCTTTTTGAGGACTCCGCGCGCGTCTGGTTCATTACGAACAAATTAAAGTGGTCCTCCTGGGCAGAGTTTGAACCTGATTTCCTGCGAAACTTCAAACCCGCGCGTTTTGACGACCGGCTTTGGAACCAGCTTCGTTTGCGTACACAGGGTAGACATGAGCGACTGAATCTGTACGTCGCCGAGATGACACATTCTTTCAATCTACTCGCGAGCGCGCCGACCGAGAGCGAAAAACTCGAATTCATTAAAGCGAGGCTGAATCCAGAGACAACGAGACAAATTCCATTGCGCGAGATTATATCGTTAGATGCATTAATAACTGCGGGATTAGATTTCGAAGTGGTTCAGGGGCAAGTGGACGACTACCGTGACCCAGCCGCGCCGGACAATCCAGCTTTACCGAGTTTGGTCTACAAAGACCCCGTGCAAAAGCGCGAGAAAAACGCGGCCAAAGCTAGTAGCGTGCATGCGAACAAGCGCGGAAACAAGGGCAAGAAGGACAGACAGGACGAGGACAAAGGGAAGGGAGACGGAGGCGCGAAAAAGACTGATTCGGTGCAAGTTGCGGTTCCACAACAAAACATGCCCACTTCGCAGGACAAGCCGCGATATCGTTTCAAGTGTTGGAATTGCGATAAACCGGGTCATTCATTCAAGAGCTGCAAAGAAAAGCAAACTGATTTCTTCTGCTGGGGTTGCGGTCAAAAAGGCGTAACTCAAAAATCCTGCACTAGTTCAAAATGTACTAAGTCAAAAAACCCGTAG